A region of Panicum virgatum strain AP13 chromosome 8N, P.virgatum_v5, whole genome shotgun sequence DNA encodes the following proteins:
- the LOC120684729 gene encoding uncharacterized protein LOC120684729 codes for MEYGRSNRAPVLEEDDDDRDVHLPSHIIRDQINLSDLHEATGDDCINDWARKHMGDTHLGKWKFQKGPTKADPKCQKGKGKAATKPVSSDTETDDGEGETQFTHATQDTDHGAPQSQRRTIGPTDYDTPQYSSSSYSDTSQSFHYLIPDISEMGKSTDGFCIISFYVDDLNIIRTTRDIEEASAYLKMDFEMKI; via the exons atggaatatggtagatctaaccgggctccagttctggaagaggatgatgatgacagaGACGTCCATCTCCCATCCCATATTatcagagatcaaataaacctCTCAGATCTACATGAGGCTACGGGGGATGATTGTATCAACGATTGGGCACGTAAACATAtgggtgacactcacctagggaagtGGAAGTTCCAGAAGGGGCCTACGAAGGCTGACCCGAAGTGTCAAAAAGGAAAAGGCAAAGCAGCAacaaaaccagtgagcagcgacaccgagactgatgatggcgaag gggagactcagttcacacatgctactcaggacaccgaccatggagcaccgcaatcgcagaggagaacaattggaccgacggactacgacactccacagtactcttcttcctcctacagcgataCCTCGCAGTCTTTTCACTATCTCATACCTGACATCagcgagatgggt AAATCCACTGATGGATTCTGCATCATCTCATTTTATGTTGATGATTTGAATATCATCAGGACCACAAGGGACATTGAGGAAGCATCAGCTTACCTCAAGATGGATTTTGAGATGAAGATTTGA